The following proteins are encoded in a genomic region of Halomicrobium zhouii:
- the aglF gene encoding UTP--glucose-1-phosphate uridylyltransferase AglF: MHAVVLAAGQGTRLRPLTDDKPKGMVEVDGKPILTHCFEQLAELDATQFHVVVGYRKEDVISHYGDEFEGIPITYAHQREQAGLAHALLTVEEDIGEEFMLMLGDNVFDANLEDVVRRQREQRTDAAFLVEDVPWEEASRYGVCDTNKYGEITEVLEKPDDPPSNLVMTGFYTFTPAIFHACHLVQPSDRGEYEISDAVDLLLKSGRTIDAIRMDGWRIDVGYPEDRERAEARLQEQAPAAD; the protein is encoded by the coding sequence ATGCACGCGGTCGTTCTCGCGGCGGGCCAGGGGACGCGCCTCCGCCCGCTGACCGACGACAAGCCGAAGGGGATGGTCGAGGTCGACGGCAAGCCCATCCTCACCCACTGCTTCGAACAGCTCGCCGAACTCGACGCCACCCAGTTTCACGTCGTCGTGGGCTACCGGAAAGAGGACGTCATCAGCCACTACGGCGACGAGTTCGAGGGGATACCGATCACGTACGCGCACCAGCGCGAACAGGCCGGCCTCGCTCACGCGCTGCTCACCGTCGAAGAGGACATCGGCGAGGAGTTCATGCTGATGCTGGGCGACAACGTCTTCGACGCCAACCTGGAGGACGTCGTCCGGCGCCAGCGCGAACAGCGCACGGACGCCGCCTTCCTCGTCGAGGACGTCCCCTGGGAGGAAGCCTCCCGCTACGGCGTCTGTGACACCAACAAGTACGGCGAGATAACGGAGGTGCTCGAAAAGCCCGACGACCCGCCGTCGAACCTGGTGATGACCGGCTTCTACACGTTCACGCCGGCCATCTTCCACGCCTGCCACCTCGTCCAGCCCTCGGACCGGGGCGAGTACGAGATCTCCGACGCGGTGGACCTGCTACTCAAGAGCGGGCGCACCATCGACGCCATCCGGATGGACGGGTGGCGCATCGACGTGGGCTATCCCGAGGACCGCGAACGGGCCGAAGCGCGTCTCCAGGAACAGGCGCCGGCCGCCGACTGA